The genomic window CTTTTTCAAATGCAGCTGGTAACATTAATATTAAACCAGAATTTACGGCTTCAAGGGAAGTTGGTTTAGAGGCTAAGTTTTTAAAAGACAGGTTGAGCATCGATGTTGCTTATTATAGTACCAAAAGTACCGACATTATATTTTCTGTTCCCAGTGCGCCTTCTTCTGGCTTTAGCAGTACTTTGCTTAATGCCGGAACTTTAAAAGCTCATGGTATTGAGTTGTTGATCAGTGGAACACCGGTAAAATCTACTGATTTTAACTGGGATCTATCTGTAAACTTTACTAAAGGAAGAAACGAAGTGGTAGAGCTGGCACCCGGTGTACCTTTTATCGGTAATGGTGGTTTTACGAATCCACAAGGCCGTATCGTTACTGGTTATCAATATGGAACCCTGTTTGGTCAGGTATTTAAAAAACTTAACGGGAAAGATGTTGTGGATGCGAACGGTAGGTTGAGTTCTGGCCAGATCAATACTGCAGAATTACAGCCGATCGGTGATCCAAATCCAAAATGGACCGGTGGTGTAAATACAACCTTCTCTTATAAAGGTTTATCATTAAGCTTATTTGCCGATATCCGTTATGGCGGCGATATTTATTCTAGAACAATTACCGACTTAAAAAGATATGGTGTTGCTGCAGAGACAGGAAATAGAGATCGTTTATATACGCACAATGCAGTATATGCTGATGGTACGCCAAATAATACATTAATTACAGCTGAACAATATTATAGCGATTTATACTCTTCAGCAGCGCAAGAATATGCGGTTTTTGATGGTTCCTGGATCAGGTTACGCGAAGCTACATTATCTTACCGCATCCCAAGCAAATTGTTAAACAAACTGAGCTTTATAAAAGGAATTAATGTAGGTTTAACAGGAAGAAACCTTTTGATGTATGCGCCTAATTTCCCTCACCTGGATCCAGAAAATAACCTTTTGGGTGTTGGTAACGGGCTGGGGATTGAGTATAACGGCCAGCCTCAAACAAGAACCTATGGTGGATTTTTAAAATTATCATTTTAGTATTAGGAGAGTTTAAATATGAAAATTAATATAAAGAAAATAGTTTTTGGATTGGCATTAGCCATGACAGGACTGAGCTCGTGCAAGAAATTTGTAGACATTAATGATGATCCTACGCGATTAAAAGATCCCGATGCCAGTTTGGTTTTGCCGGCAGCGCAGGGTAGGCTAGGGTTTACAATGGGCTCCGATATACATCGTTTTACTGCCTTATGGGTACAACAGTTTGCTGCGCAGGGAGGTGGTGCAGCCCAACCAACGCAATATGATAAATATGCAGTTGGTGAAGGTGATATCAATAATACCTGGGAAGCTACTTTTGCAGGTACCTTAGCTGATTTACAGAAAGTGATCGAAAAAACCAAAGCAACAAGCCCAAAATATGCAGGTGTTGCAGAATTGGTAAAAGCTTATGTTTATCAAACCCATGTTGATGCATTTGGAGATCTGCCCTATTCAGAAGCCATTGGTTATGAAGCGAATTTAAAACCCAAGTTTGATGGATCTTCATCCATATATGATAATCTGTTTGGTTTAATTGATGAGGGTATCGCAGATATCAAAAAGGCATCTTTATTGGCGCCTGCAACCGATGACTTATTTTATGGTGGCGACATGGATAAATGGGAACGTTTTGGAAATGCTTTAAAATTAAGAATGTATATCCACTACTTTTCTACCAATGGAACAGCCGCAGATGCAACAAAAGCTAAAACAGGCATAACCGCTATATTGGCTGGCAATAAACTGTTAAGGGCAAATACCGACAATTTTCAGATGCGTTTTTTAACTTCTGCCAATCAAACCAACCCTATTCACCAATTTGAAGGATCAAGACCAAACCAGTTTTTCCCGAGTAAAACATTGGTTGATATCATGAATGCCAAGAGCGACAGTAGAAGAAATTCATTTTTCACCTTACAGGGAACTGCATATGTTGGCGCCACGAATGGCAATGGTGATGTAGTGGTAAGTACTGCTTTTTCGCGCATGAGTACTTATCTCAGAGGGAAACTTTCAGCAGGGGCATATTCTGGTGAGGCACCAATAAGAATGTTAACTTTTGCTGAGCAAAATCAGATTTTAGCCGAATATTTTGCCAGAACAAACGGAGGAAATGATTTACTTACTGCAGATACCTATTATAAAGCCGGTATAAACGCTTCATTTGCAAGTGCAATCGAGTTTTCAGATGCCACAGAAGCTGCGGCTGTAACCGCTGGTTTAGCTACTTATCTGGCTTCAACAAATGGAACTTTGGCAACAGGCAATGCCCTGCAAAAAATTATCGAAGAAAAGTTTGTATCCAACTTTGGGGTTGCTATAGAACCTTGGACAGACTGGAGAAGAACAGGATTTCCTGCGCTATCGCCAGTATCTCCTGCAACAGCCATTCCGCGTATATTACCATATTCATTCAACGAAAGAAGCTACAATCCTAACACACCGGCCCGACCTTCAGTATTTGTAAAATCTGTATTTTGGGATAAATAATTATAACTATGAAAAGAATTTTAATCATATTATTTGCATCAATTTTAGGCTTGGCCTCATGCAAAAAAGACCCAAAGCAACCTGAAACGCTTGATACACCGGCTACCATTACTTTTGATGGTAACTTAAATACGGTATCGGGTACCTATTCAAGTTATGCTAGTGCTACTCCTACCACAAAAGGAACAGGAACTGTAAATATTGTAATTACCTATAGTGGAGATGTAAAAACACTTTCGTTTACCACGCCAACAGGTACAGTTATTAACAACCTGGGTACAGCTACAGTGAGTGGCGGTTCTTACACTTTTACTAAACTGGTAAAAGATTTACGTGGTGCGGCCGATGCGCCACTCCCAACTTCTGGTACAAGTGGAGCAGTTGTTTTAACGGTTACGGCCACCCTCGGCAGTGGACAGACGGTAAAACGCTTTTTTACCATTAACATTACCGGGTAATTTGTTTAAAAAGAAAGGCCTGTAAATTTTCCAGGCCTTTCTTTTAAATTGAAGAATTTAAGCTTATTTCTTATCCACACTATACTTACCCGGCCCAATAAAAATCAGCCCGAAAAATACAATGCCTAATTCTATTGCATGACTGGCACCGCCTAATCCATCTCCTTTACCAAAATGAACCAGCGCTGCTATAATCATCGTAAAGATTAATAAAATCAGTGCTGAGCGGAAAAACAATCCTACAATTAGCAAGAAACCACCAAAGGTTTCGGTAGCGGCGGCCATAAAGCCCCAAAATATAGGTAAAAAGTCTATGCCGATTACCTTCATACTTCCTCCTAAACCAGTCCAGCCGTTTGGGCCGCCTGCAAGTTTCGGGAAACCATGAATAATAAACATTGCGCCTAAACCAATGCGTAACAGTAACAAGCCTGTATTGCGGTATTTTCCTAAGTTATCTAAAATCGCCATCCTATAAATATTTAAATTGAACGTTATTTGTTTCTATTTTTAAGTTCACTTCAGCACCTAAAACCATACTGAGGTTGTTATCGATATGTCCCGTTGGGAAATTAAAGCAGACAGGAAAATCATAGTCCTTAACAATATCCCAAATTACCTCATCAGCCGTTTGCCCGAAAGAAATCTTTTCTTCTTCAATTTCATTAAAAGCACCAATAATCAAACCCTTTAAGGCTTTTAGCTTACCTGCTCTTTTTAGCATACGCAGCATGCGGTCTATACCGTATTCCTGTTCACCAACATCTTCCAAAAAGAGAATTTTATCTGTAAAATCCATTTCCGAAACCGAGCCCTGTACCATGGTGAGCAAACTTAAATTGCCACCAATTAAAACTCCGGCCGCCTCTCCTGCCCTATTTTTAAAGGTGCTTTGGTAAGCATAGGTCTGTTTTTCGCCAAACAAAGCCCGCTGTAAAGAAATTAAAGCTTCTGTAGTAGATTCATCAAAAGTATACGGCATTTGCGCGTGCATACACTGGGTATTACATTGCGCAATCAGGTGCGATAATAGTACGGTAATATCGCTAAAACCTACAAACCACTTAGGGTTCTTGTTAAATGCTGTAAAGTCCAGGTCATCAATAATCCTGATGGTACCATAACCGCCACGGCCCGAAATAATCGCTTTAATAGCCGGATCATCTAAAAAACGTTGAATATCTTTGGTTCTTAACGCATCAGTTCCTGCAAACTGGTGATGACTGGCGTATACACTTTCGCCAACAATAACCTCCAGGCCCCAGCTTTCTAATCGTGCTATGGCATGGTCTATTGGTTTGGGTAATTTCTTTGCCGGACATACCAGGGCAATCTTATCTCCTTTTTTTAAATACGGGGGCTGCTTAATCATCTTCAAAACACTTATCTTTGCCAAATTAATAAAAATTGTTTTGGATAATAGTAAAATTAAAAGATATACCGTAACTGCAGCGCTTCCATATACCAATGGACCCGTTCATATTGGGCACCTCGCTGGTGTTTACATCCCTGCAGATATTTATGCCCGTTATTTAAGGTCGAATAAACGTGATGTAAAGTTCATCTGTGGATCTGATGAAAATGGTGTGCCCATTACTTTAAAAGCCAAAAGAGAAGGCATTACGCCTCAGGAAGTGGTAGATAAGTACCATAAGATTATTGGCGAT from Flavobacterium sp. W4I14 includes these protein-coding regions:
- a CDS encoding hypothetical protein (product_source=Hypo-rule applied; pfam=PF12771; superfamily=48452), whose translation is MKINIKKIVFGLALAMTGLSSCKKFVDINDDPTRLKDPDASLVLPAAQGRLGFTMGSDIHRFTALWVQQFAAQGGGAAQPTQYDKYAVGEGDINNTWEATFAGTLADLQKVIEKTKATSPKYAGVAELVKAYVYQTHVDAFGDLPYSEAIGYEANLKPKFDGSSSIYDNLFGLIDEGIADIKKASLLAPATDDLFYGGDMDKWERFGNALKLRMYIHYFSTNGTAADATKAKTGITAILAGNKLLRANTDNFQMRFLTSANQTNPIHQFEGSRPNQFFPSKTLVDIMNAKSDSRRNSFFTLQGTAYVGATNGNGDVVVSTAFSRMSTYLRGKLSAGAYSGEAPIRMLTFAEQNQILAEYFARTNGGNDLLTADTYYKAGINASFASAIEFSDATEAAAVTAGLATYLASTNGTLATGNALQKIIEEKFVSNFGVAIEPWTDWRRTGFPALSPVSPATAIPRILPYSFNERSYNPNTPARPSVFVKSVFWDK
- a CDS encoding hypothetical protein (product_source=Hypo-rule applied; superfamily=49899); the encoded protein is MKRILIILFASILGLASCKKDPKQPETLDTPATITFDGNLNTVSGTYSSYASATPTTKGTGTVNIVITYSGDVKTLSFTTPTGTVINNLGTATVSGGSYTFTKLVKDLRGAADAPLPTSGTSGAVVLTVTATLGSGQTVKRFFTINITG
- a CDS encoding putative oxidoreductase (product_source=KO:K15977; cog=COG2259; ko=KO:K15977; pfam=PF07681; superfamily=81321; transmembrane_helix_parts=Inside_1_12,TMhelix_13_35,Outside_36_54,TMhelix_55_77,Inside_78_78,TMhelix_79_101,Outside_102_105,TMhelix_106_128,Inside_129_135) — protein: MAILDNLGKYRNTGLLLLRIGLGAMFIIHGFPKLAGGPNGWTGLGGSMKVIGIDFLPIFWGFMAAATETFGGFLLIVGLFFRSALILLIFTMIIAALVHFGKGDGLGGASHAIELGIVFFGLIFIGPGKYSVDKK
- a CDS encoding muramoyltetrapeptide carboxypeptidase (product_source=KO:K01297; cath_funfam=3.40.50.10740; cog=COG1619; ko=KO:K01297; pfam=PF02016,PF17676; superfamily=52317); this translates as MIKQPPYLKKGDKIALVCPAKKLPKPIDHAIARLESWGLEVIVGESVYASHHQFAGTDALRTKDIQRFLDDPAIKAIISGRGGYGTIRIIDDLDFTAFNKNPKWFVGFSDITVLLSHLIAQCNTQCMHAQMPYTFDESTTEALISLQRALFGEKQTYAYQSTFKNRAGEAAGVLIGGNLSLLTMVQGSVSEMDFTDKILFLEDVGEQEYGIDRMLRMLKRAGKLKALKGLIIGAFNEIEEEKISFGQTADEVIWDIVKDYDFPVCFNFPTGHIDNNLSMVLGAEVNLKIETNNVQFKYL